A region of Desulfuromonas sp. TF DNA encodes the following proteins:
- a CDS encoding OsmC family protein translates to MTGTFGGALEARQIDASDGRLTAEVEGEIETENKVLVIRRIRVTYHLKASEADRETVERVYQIHHQHCPVYMSLHKAIEIRTELRMEEEQAGSY, encoded by the coding sequence CTGACCGGCACCTTCGGAGGCGCGCTGGAGGCGCGTCAAATAGATGCATCCGACGGCAGGTTGACCGCCGAGGTGGAAGGGGAGATCGAGACCGAGAACAAGGTGCTGGTCATCCGCCGCATCCGCGTCACTTATCATCTCAAGGCGTCCGAGGCGGACCGGGAGACGGTGGAGAGGGTTTACCAGATCCACCACCAGCACTGCCCGGTGTACATGTCGCTGCACAAGGCGATCGAGATCAGGACGGAGCTGCGGATGGAGGAGGAGCAGGCGGGCTCCTATTGA
- a CDS encoding nuclear transport factor 2 family protein, whose amino-acid sequence MNIEQFMKGYKAAWENKDESMFCALFADDAEYHNTPFAVQRGHDQLAEYWRRVKLQEDVQVDFEVLASTPTSGIAHWHVTYQVASEELFQIWAKSTGTNLVARKPGDPLPRMVLDGILQARFEDGLCKECHIWWHSMPAP is encoded by the coding sequence ATGAATATCGAGCAGTTCATGAAAGGCTACAAGGCCGCCTGGGAGAACAAGGATGAATCCATGTTCTGTGCCCTGTTTGCCGACGACGCCGAGTACCACAACACGCCTTTCGCGGTTCAGCGCGGCCATGACCAGCTTGCCGAGTACTGGCGCCGCGTCAAACTCCAGGAGGATGTTCAGGTCGATTTCGAGGTGCTCGCATCCACGCCGACAAGCGGCATTGCCCACTGGCATGTCACGTATCAGGTGGCATCCGAGGAGCTCTTCCAGATCTGGGCCAAGTCCACCGGAACAAATCTGGTCGCACGAAAGCCGGGTGATCCCTTGCCCCGGATGGTCCTTGATGGGATTCTCCAGGCCCGGTTCGAGGATGGTTTGTGCAAGGAATGCCACATCTGGTGGCACAGCATGCCGGCGCCATGA
- a CDS encoding RluA family pseudouridine synthase yields KKMSGSSRSGRRAVTHWRVLARFDRDRLSLVELTLETGRTHQIRVHFSEMDLPIAGDPVYGSPKRAAALEDPVLRRRIQELGRQALHARVLGFIHPVSNEYMEFESPPPADMQELLDYLEEKYR; encoded by the coding sequence AAAAAAAATGAGCGGCAGCAGCCGATCCGGCAGGCGGGCCGTCACCCACTGGCGGGTTCTTGCCCGCTTCGACCGGGATCGGCTCTCCCTGGTTGAACTGACGCTGGAGACGGGGCGCACGCATCAGATCCGGGTTCACTTCTCCGAAATGGATCTGCCCATCGCGGGGGATCCGGTATACGGCAGCCCCAAAAGAGCCGCCGCTCTGGAAGACCCGGTGCTGCGCAGACGGATTCAGGAGCTGGGCAGGCAGGCTCTCCATGCCCGTGTGCTCGGCTTTATCCACCCCGTCAGCAATGAGTACATGGAATTCGAAAGCCCGCCGCCGGCTGATATGCAGGAATTATTGGATTACCTGGAAGAGAAGTATAGATAA
- a CDS encoding DegQ family serine endoprotease, whose product MQSISRPVSSGILLLILILSLAGCEDRRNETQLQISVRTAEVDPPVKKPPPELVTTQAAFIEVSTKVTPSVVNIRAARISRGSELGPLFDDFFGDLFRNLPQERKAQSLGSGFIISEDGYILTNEHVVKGAEEIKVKLSDQRVYDGKVVGIDPSTDVAVLKIEPDDSLVAAVLGDSDALQVGQWALAIGNPFGLDRTLTVGVISATGRANVGIEDYEDFIQTDASINPGNSGGPLLNMYGEVVGINTAIVATGQGIGFAIPINLAKLIADQLIEKGEVTRGWLGVSIQALTPELAESFGLDRMTGALVNQVLPGGPAEKAGVRRGDVLLTLDGREVRGVRALQLLVASTPAGKTVDLEILRNGKRQNLPVTVAAQEPEERAAEPAAVGKGVGLGLVVAPAEEGGVRVDEVDPGSAAAAAGVRPGDRVLSLNQQEVRDLASFNKAAKEALKGKNVVLLLRREEMTLYLAFPAS is encoded by the coding sequence ATGCAGTCCATTTCGCGACCTGTTTCTTCCGGTATCCTGCTTCTGATCCTGATCCTGTCCCTGGCCGGTTGCGAGGATAGACGCAATGAGACTCAGCTGCAGATTTCCGTGCGAACGGCTGAGGTCGATCCCCCGGTGAAAAAACCGCCGCCTGAACTGGTCACCACCCAGGCAGCCTTCATCGAGGTTTCCACCAAGGTGACGCCGTCGGTGGTGAACATCCGCGCCGCCCGGATCAGCAGGGGCAGCGAACTCGGGCCGCTGTTCGATGATTTTTTCGGCGACCTGTTCAGGAATCTGCCGCAGGAACGCAAGGCACAGAGTCTCGGCTCCGGCTTCATCATCAGCGAGGACGGGTACATTCTCACCAATGAACACGTCGTCAAAGGGGCCGAGGAGATAAAGGTCAAGCTTTCCGATCAGCGGGTTTACGACGGCAAGGTGGTGGGTATCGATCCCAGCACCGATGTGGCGGTCCTCAAGATCGAGCCGGATGACAGCCTGGTCGCCGCCGTCCTGGGGGATTCGGACGCCCTGCAGGTCGGGCAGTGGGCCCTGGCCATCGGCAATCCCTTCGGCCTCGACCGGACCCTGACCGTGGGGGTCATCTCCGCGACGGGGCGCGCCAACGTCGGGATCGAGGATTACGAAGACTTCATTCAGACCGACGCCTCCATCAATCCCGGCAATTCAGGGGGGCCGCTGCTTAATATGTACGGCGAGGTGGTGGGAATCAATACGGCCATCGTTGCCACGGGCCAGGGAATCGGTTTTGCCATCCCCATCAACCTGGCCAAACTGATCGCCGATCAGCTGATCGAAAAAGGCGAGGTGACCCGGGGATGGCTGGGAGTTTCCATCCAGGCCCTGACTCCTGAACTGGCGGAATCCTTCGGTCTTGACAGAATGACCGGAGCACTGGTGAATCAGGTGCTCCCCGGCGGCCCCGCCGAAAAGGCAGGGGTGCGGCGCGGCGACGTCCTGCTCACCCTGGACGGCAGGGAGGTCCGGGGCGTGCGGGCACTGCAGCTGCTGGTGGCCAGCACTCCCGCGGGCAAGACGGTCGATCTCGAGATTCTGCGCAACGGCAAGCGCCAGAACCTGCCGGTGACCGTCGCCGCCCAGGAGCCGGAGGAGCGGGCGGCAGAGCCCGCCGCGGTGGGCAAAGGGGTCGGCCTGGGCCTTGTCGTCGCGCCCGCAGAGGAAGGCGGAGTTCGGGTGGATGAGGTCGATCCGGGCAGCGCCGCCGCCGCGGCCGGCGTCCGGCCGGGAGACCGCGTTCTCTCCCTCAACCAGCAGGAGGTAAGGGATCTGGCCTCCTTCAACAAGGCGGCAAAAGAAGCCCTGAAGGGAAAGAACGTGGTTCTTCTTCTGCGAAGGGAGGAGATGACCCTTTACCTGGCTTTTCCGGCCTCGTAG
- a CDS encoding outer membrane beta-barrel protein — MKKLAAVLALFTIALGVALPARAEQYISGRAGFYFPDEGGFDTGYNLGIAYGFSLGDILTEDVKTNPVLSKITTEFGLGVYNAERDVRFVGDIDLTVIPLTASIIYNHSIQGTPFELYAGGGVGLYYAMVDTPVGDDEEFEFGVHVLAGGAYNLDKQLALFTELRGDLVTDDVGGGFLNFGLKYKF; from the coding sequence ATGAAAAAACTGGCAGCAGTCCTGGCTCTATTCACTATTGCTCTGGGGGTGGCCCTTCCCGCCCGGGCCGAACAGTACATCAGCGGCCGGGCCGGATTCTACTTCCCCGACGAGGGAGGGTTCGACACCGGTTACAATCTCGGTATCGCCTACGGCTTCAGCCTTGGGGATATTCTGACGGAGGACGTTAAAACAAACCCCGTCCTCTCCAAAATCACCACCGAGTTCGGCCTCGGGGTCTACAACGCCGAGCGCGACGTTCGCTTCGTCGGCGACATTGATCTGACCGTCATCCCCCTCACAGCCTCGATCATCTACAACCACTCCATCCAGGGCACCCCCTTCGAGCTCTATGCCGGCGGCGGAGTCGGCCTGTACTATGCCATGGTCGACACGCCTGTCGGCGACGATGAAGAGTTTGAATTCGGGGTTCACGTTCTTGCCGGCGGCGCCTACAACCTTGACAAGCAACTCGCCCTCTTTACCGAACTGCGTGGCGATCTGGTCACCGACGATGTTGGCGGGGGGTTCCTCAACTTCGGGCTGAAATACAAGTTCTGA
- a CDS encoding zinc ribbon domain-containing protein: MKCPKCGFVIQEAGSAACPKCGVVFAKVRRASEEEAAFNRRTAAERSISAVMEKRMEADEEVRSRLNFDPDPEYARDEAAYPFIHTLSGAFVFLAAATAIIDIMGLIHFYHWGKLIFEPRELLLFMISLVVASVGSVVVLLAIAEGLKMGREVANNTRAMREYLRRMGGR, from the coding sequence GTGAAGTGTCCAAAGTGCGGTTTTGTGATTCAGGAGGCGGGGTCGGCGGCCTGTCCGAAGTGCGGGGTTGTCTTTGCCAAGGTCAGGAGGGCCTCGGAGGAGGAAGCCGCCTTTAACAGAAGGACCGCCGCGGAGCGCTCCATCTCGGCGGTCATGGAAAAGCGGATGGAGGCGGATGAGGAAGTCCGCTCCCGTCTCAACTTCGATCCCGATCCGGAATACGCCCGGGACGAAGCGGCTTATCCCTTCATCCACACCCTCTCGGGAGCTTTCGTCTTCCTGGCGGCTGCAACAGCCATCATCGATATCATGGGGCTGATCCATTTCTACCACTGGGGAAAGCTGATCTTCGAGCCGAGGGAGCTTCTCCTGTTCATGATTTCCCTTGTCGTTGCCTCGGTCGGATCGGTCGTTGTGTTGCTGGCGATTGCCGAGGGGCTGAAGATGGGGCGGGAAGTGGCGAATAATACGCGGGCGATGAGGGAGTATTTGAGGAGGATGGGGGGGAGATAA
- a CDS encoding response regulator transcription factor has product MSIGILFVDDHEVFHDCIRHLFNTREDMRILAVANNGQTALRLTRELLPDVVVMDVRLPTLNGIEATRQILQIHPRCRVVGLSGCADRQTVVEMLRAGARGYVVKDAAFTELVQAIETVMTGKRYLSPALTSVVVDLVLGMGKEEDLQAESVLTCRERQVLQMVAEGMTSRQIAESLCVSPKTVETHRTRLMKKLNLTSLADLVKYAVREGLTTL; this is encoded by the coding sequence ATGAGTATAGGCATCCTCTTCGTTGATGATCATGAAGTTTTTCATGACTGCATAAGACACCTCTTCAATACCCGGGAGGATATGCGGATCCTGGCGGTGGCCAACAACGGACAGACCGCTTTGCGGCTGACCCGGGAGCTGCTCCCCGATGTGGTCGTCATGGATGTCCGGCTCCCGACGCTCAACGGAATCGAAGCCACCCGCCAGATCCTCCAGATTCATCCCCGATGCAGGGTGGTGGGCCTTTCCGGCTGCGCCGATCGACAGACGGTGGTTGAGATGCTCCGGGCCGGGGCCAGGGGGTATGTGGTCAAGGATGCCGCCTTCACCGAACTGGTTCAGGCCATCGAGACGGTGATGACGGGCAAGAGATATCTCAGCCCCGCGCTGACTTCGGTGGTCGTCGACCTCGTTCTCGGCATGGGCAAAGAGGAGGATCTCCAGGCTGAATCTGTTCTGACTTGCCGCGAAAGACAGGTATTGCAGATGGTCGCCGAAGGAATGACGTCGCGGCAAATAGCCGAAAGCCTCTGCGTCAGCCCCAAAACAGTCGAAACTCACCGTACCCGGCTCATGAAAAAGCTCAACCTCACCAGCCTGGCCGACTTGGTCAAATATGCCGTCCGCGAAGGCCTTACCACCCTCTAA
- a CDS encoding alpha/beta hydrolase produces the protein MKNSIFFLLLAAVTVFPGRSQGAMEHTFLYFPMKELVATPAIFDLPYEEVLFPAADGTLLHGWFVPGASGKPLILFCHGNAGNISHRIENLYLFRREIGVSVFIFDYRGYGKSEGTASEEGTYADARGALEWLENRGWKPERMIYFGRSLGAGVAVQMALEKQPAGLVLETPFPSVSAMGRHHYPFLYTLLSWAVQARYDTLEKIPSVGVPLLIFQGDADAIVPVKMARRVFERANEPKTFHLIPGAGHNDTYDAGGRKYWDAWRRFLMEVFPSE, from the coding sequence ATGAAGAACTCTATTTTCTTTCTTCTGCTTGCCGCCGTGACTGTTTTCCCCGGACGATCTCAGGGCGCCATGGAGCATACGTTTCTCTATTTCCCCATGAAAGAGCTCGTCGCCACCCCGGCGATCTTCGACCTCCCCTACGAGGAAGTCCTTTTTCCCGCCGCGGACGGAACGCTTCTGCATGGCTGGTTCGTTCCCGGGGCGTCAGGAAAACCACTTATTCTTTTCTGTCACGGAAATGCCGGCAACATCTCCCACCGAATAGAAAATCTCTATCTTTTCCGGCGCGAGATTGGCGTTTCCGTCTTCATTTTCGACTACCGCGGCTATGGGAAAAGTGAGGGAACAGCGAGCGAGGAGGGGACCTATGCCGATGCCCGGGGAGCACTGGAATGGCTGGAAAACCGCGGTTGGAAACCGGAGCGGATGATCTACTTCGGGCGATCGCTGGGGGCGGGCGTGGCCGTACAGATGGCGCTGGAGAAACAGCCGGCCGGACTGGTTCTGGAGACGCCCTTCCCTTCCGTTTCGGCCATGGGGCGCCATCACTACCCTTTTCTGTACACTCTCCTGTCCTGGGCCGTGCAGGCCCGCTACGACACTCTGGAGAAAATACCCAGCGTCGGCGTCCCCCTGTTGATCTTTCAGGGAGACGCCGACGCCATTGTTCCTGTAAAAATGGCACGGCGGGTATTCGAGCGGGCCAATGAGCCGAAAACCTTCCATCTCATTCCCGGAGCCGGCCACAACGACACCTATGATGCCGGGGGCCGCAAGTACTGGGATGCCTGGCGGCGATTCCTGATGGAAGTCTTCCCCTCTGAATGA
- a CDS encoding NAD(P)-dependent alcohol dehydrogenase has protein sequence MKAAVIDGYGGNEVVEVREVPAPAPGEKELLVRVRAASVNPVDWKIRSGKARLLTGHRFPKILGLECAGEIVETGPGVERFSRGESVVVYTGIRRLGAFAEYVCAPEPGVFPKPQNLTFEESSTLPIAALTSLQSLRDLGRLSAGGRVLINGASGGVGTFAVQIAKALGAETTAVCSAANVELMRDLGADRVIDYARRDFTRGDERYDLVFDAVSKSSFPRSKRVLASDGIYVATLPSPSVLLNRYLTGYFTRKKARIVMVRPNRVDMEWLRERIEAGRIRVVIDRTVPLERIREAFAYSETGKVRGKVVLIMGQGHGP, from the coding sequence ATGAAAGCAGCAGTCATCGACGGCTACGGTGGCAACGAGGTGGTGGAGGTCCGGGAGGTCCCCGCGCCGGCGCCGGGGGAAAAGGAGCTGCTGGTCCGGGTGAGGGCCGCATCGGTCAACCCTGTGGACTGGAAGATCCGTAGCGGCAAGGCCCGGCTTCTCACCGGACACCGCTTCCCTAAAATCCTCGGCCTGGAGTGCGCCGGCGAGATCGTCGAGACCGGACCCGGGGTGGAGCGCTTCAGTCGGGGGGAATCGGTCGTGGTCTATACGGGCATCCGGCGCCTGGGCGCCTTTGCCGAGTACGTCTGCGCTCCCGAACCGGGCGTCTTTCCAAAGCCGCAAAATCTCACCTTCGAAGAATCCTCCACCCTCCCCATCGCCGCCCTCACCTCCCTGCAGTCCCTGCGCGACCTGGGCCGGCTCTCCGCCGGCGGCCGGGTGCTGATCAACGGCGCCTCCGGCGGCGTGGGCACTTTCGCAGTGCAGATTGCGAAGGCGCTCGGCGCAGAGACTACGGCCGTCTGCAGCGCCGCCAACGTCGAGCTGATGCGGGATCTCGGGGCCGACCGGGTGATCGACTATGCCCGGCGGGACTTCACCCGCGGCGACGAGCGCTACGACCTCGTCTTCGACGCCGTCTCAAAAAGTTCCTTCCCAAGAAGCAAACGCGTCCTCGCCTCCGACGGGATCTACGTCGCCACCCTGCCGTCCCCTTCTGTCCTCCTGAACCGGTACCTGACCGGCTACTTCACCCGCAAAAAGGCCCGGATCGTCATGGTCCGGCCGAACCGGGTCGACATGGAGTGGCTGCGGGAGCGGATCGAAGCGGGCAGGATCAGGGTGGTCATCGACCGGACGGTTCCCCTGGAGCGGATCAGGGAGGCCTTCGCCTACAGCGAGACGGGGAAGGTACGGGGGAAGGTGGTGCTGATTATGGGACAGGGCCACGGACCTTGA
- a CDS encoding RluA family pseudouridine synthase — translation MEESRRFSFEYGRASARLDLFLAECLPELTRSQVKRLIDEGRVLLNGNPTKTGFRLKGGENLTVCFPPPVTTEAVPEEIPLNVLYEDRHLIVIDKPAGMVVHPAAGHQGGTLVNALLHHCRDLSGIGGELRPGIVHRLDKDTSGVMLATKDDAAHNHLSRQFKAHTIKRRYLALIHGLPPNDKGSVDRP, via the coding sequence ATGGAGGAGTCCCGCCGCTTTAGTTTCGAGTATGGCCGTGCTTCCGCGCGGCTGGACCTCTTTCTCGCCGAATGCCTGCCTGAACTGACCCGTTCCCAGGTGAAAAGGCTCATCGATGAAGGCCGGGTGCTGCTCAACGGAAACCCGACCAAGACAGGCTTCAGGCTCAAGGGGGGAGAGAACCTTACGGTCTGCTTCCCTCCGCCGGTTACGACCGAGGCCGTGCCCGAAGAGATACCCCTGAACGTACTCTACGAGGACCGGCATCTGATCGTCATCGACAAGCCTGCCGGCATGGTGGTTCATCCCGCCGCGGGCCACCAGGGAGGAACCCTGGTCAATGCCCTGCTTCATCACTGCCGGGATCTCTCGGGAATCGGCGGTGAGCTGCGGCCCGGAATCGTCCACCGCCTCGACAAGGACACCTCGGGAGTGATGCTCGCTACAAAGGACGACGCCGCCCATAACCACCTGTCCCGGCAGTTCAAGGCGCATACCATCAAAAGGCGCTATCTCGCCCTGATCCACGGGCTGCCCCCGAATGATAAAGGGAGTGTGGACCGTCCCAT
- the elbB gene encoding isoprenoid biosynthesis glyoxalase ElbB has translation MAKKIGVVLSGCGVYDGSEIHEAVITLLAIDRAGAEAVCMAPDTEQMHVVNHLTGEPASGESRNVLVESARIARGKIRNISEVKAADIDALIFPGGFGAAKNLCDFAVKGAGCDIHPEVARLVREVVKAKKPLAAICIAPALVSKVLGDDKLAHKLTIGSDVDTAKALEAMGSTHEACPVSEFIVDRQNKLVSTPAYMLAGRISEAAEGIEKTVKAVLEMA, from the coding sequence ATGGCGAAGAAAATCGGCGTTGTTCTTTCCGGCTGCGGCGTCTATGACGGCAGCGAGATCCACGAGGCGGTCATCACCCTTCTGGCCATCGACCGGGCCGGAGCGGAGGCTGTGTGCATGGCTCCCGACACGGAGCAGATGCATGTCGTCAACCATCTCACCGGCGAGCCCGCCTCCGGTGAAAGCCGCAACGTCCTGGTGGAGTCGGCCCGCATCGCCCGCGGCAAGATCCGCAACATCAGCGAAGTCAAGGCGGCCGACATCGACGCCCTGATCTTCCCCGGCGGCTTCGGCGCCGCCAAGAACCTGTGCGACTTCGCCGTCAAGGGCGCCGGCTGCGACATTCATCCTGAAGTGGCCCGCCTGGTCCGGGAAGTCGTCAAGGCTAAAAAACCCCTGGCCGCCATCTGCATCGCCCCCGCCCTCGTCTCCAAGGTCCTCGGCGACGACAAGCTGGCCCACAAGCTCACCATCGGCAGCGACGTCGATACCGCCAAGGCCCTCGAGGCCATGGGCTCGACCCACGAAGCCTGCCCGGTGAGCGAGTTCATCGTCGACCGACAGAACAAGCTGGTCTCCACCCCCGCCTACATGCTGGCCGGCCGCATCAGTGAAGCGGCCGAGGGGATCGAGAAGACGGTCAAGGCGGTGCTGGAGATGGCGTGA
- a CDS encoding helix-turn-helix domain-containing protein, giving the protein MENMREEVKELRLGLKIRRLRQERRLTLQNLAEATGLSKPLLSQIENEQVIPPLATLLRIAKAFEVGLHTFFQKESSSEKCILVRAGESRQLHREHHGETPPYTYHSLASGKKFRNMEPFLVEFEVGQTPQDLQVKHEGEEFLFLLEGELEFHYGDQVMTMGPGDSVYYDSNEPHGYIAKSRTRPRAVAVLYSRSG; this is encoded by the coding sequence ATGGAAAACATGCGGGAGGAAGTGAAAGAGCTGCGCCTTGGCCTGAAGATCCGCCGTCTGCGCCAGGAGCGACGCCTGACCCTGCAGAACCTCGCGGAGGCGACCGGTCTTTCCAAGCCCCTCCTGTCACAGATCGAAAACGAACAGGTCATCCCGCCGCTGGCCACCTTGCTGCGCATCGCCAAAGCCTTCGAGGTCGGCCTCCATACCTTCTTCCAGAAAGAGAGCAGCTCCGAAAAGTGCATCCTGGTGCGGGCCGGGGAAAGCCGCCAGTTGCACCGGGAGCACCACGGCGAGACCCCTCCCTATACCTATCATTCCCTGGCCTCCGGAAAGAAATTCCGCAACATGGAGCCTTTTCTGGTCGAATTCGAGGTGGGCCAGACTCCTCAAGACCTCCAGGTGAAGCACGAAGGAGAGGAATTTCTCTTTCTGCTCGAAGGGGAACTGGAGTTCCACTACGGCGACCAGGTCATGACCATGGGCCCCGGCGACTCGGTGTATTACGACTCCAACGAGCCCCACGGCTATATCGCCAAAAGCCGGACCCGCCCCCGGGCGGTGGCAGTCCTCTATTCGCGCAGCGGGTGA
- the pgeF gene encoding peptidoglycan editing factor PgeF, translating into MKLARQGKVSYLQPSWADQGGVAAGFTTRNGGVSRPPYNSLNLGYNTDDVRHNVDGNRSTLARAFDLPPHLLLTVRQVHGTDILVIDEPNPDLFHFLSVECDAVITDQSGIMIGVLTADCYPVLLFDPRRKVVAAVHVGWKGAAAGILGKAVEAMQASFGCRPEQILAAVGPGIGSHKYEVDRPVRDAFRQGSGHWARIAEEVDLGKWHLDLRQSCLLQLEDAGLDPANLSAAEQDTCCHRELFFSYRRDHGQTGRQMGFILLR; encoded by the coding sequence ATGAAGCTTGCCCGACAGGGAAAAGTCAGTTACCTTCAGCCGTCCTGGGCAGACCAGGGCGGCGTGGCGGCAGGGTTTACCACCCGCAACGGCGGAGTCAGCCGTCCTCCCTACAACTCTCTGAACCTGGGATACAACACGGACGACGTCCGCCACAATGTGGACGGGAACCGTTCCACCCTGGCTCGAGCTTTCGATCTGCCTCCTCACCTCCTGCTGACGGTGCGGCAGGTGCACGGCACCGACATTCTGGTCATCGACGAGCCCAATCCCGACCTTTTCCATTTCCTATCCGTCGAATGCGACGCGGTGATCACCGATCAGTCCGGAATCATGATCGGCGTGTTGACGGCGGACTGCTACCCCGTTCTACTGTTCGACCCGCGTCGCAAGGTGGTTGCAGCGGTGCATGTGGGATGGAAAGGGGCAGCGGCAGGAATTCTGGGGAAGGCTGTGGAAGCCATGCAGGCGTCGTTCGGATGTCGTCCCGAGCAGATCCTGGCGGCGGTCGGCCCCGGCATCGGCTCCCATAAATACGAGGTGGACCGTCCTGTTCGCGACGCCTTCCGCCAGGGGTCCGGTCACTGGGCCCGCATCGCCGAAGAAGTCGATCTGGGCAAGTGGCATCTCGATCTCAGGCAGAGCTGCCTGCTGCAGCTCGAAGATGCCGGCCTCGATCCGGCGAATCTGAGCGCGGCCGAACAGGACACCTGCTGTCACCGGGAGCTTTTCTTCTCCTACCGGCGCGACCACGGGCAAACAGGACGGCAGATGGGGTTTATCCTGCTGCGCTGA
- a CDS encoding cupin domain-containing protein, translating into MGKKGILVALSALAVTLAGGALAQTHEGEKGMPGHVMVTPEQVQWSDAPSIGPGVKIAVLEGTMKDDSPFTALIKFPADFKVPVHTHPVMERVTVLSGNFYLGIGDEFDRARAETLTPGSVALMPPGVAMFAYTEGEESVIQLHGTGPWGITYLNPDESPAVKK; encoded by the coding sequence ATGGGGAAAAAAGGTATTCTCGTCGCTCTCTCAGCACTGGCCGTCACGCTGGCCGGCGGGGCATTGGCCCAGACGCACGAGGGGGAAAAGGGCATGCCCGGACATGTGATGGTGACCCCGGAGCAGGTTCAATGGTCCGACGCCCCCTCCATCGGGCCGGGGGTGAAGATCGCCGTCCTCGAGGGAACCATGAAGGATGATTCGCCCTTCACCGCCCTCATCAAGTTTCCGGCCGATTTCAAGGTCCCGGTCCACACCCATCCCGTAATGGAGCGGGTCACCGTCCTTTCCGGCAACTTTTACCTGGGGATAGGGGATGAGTTCGATCGGGCCAGGGCGGAAACGCTGACGCCGGGAAGCGTCGCGCTGATGCCGCCCGGCGTTGCGATGTTCGCCTATACCGAAGGCGAGGAATCGGTGATCCAGCTCCACGGCACAGGCCCCTGGGGCATCACCTACCTGAACCCGGATGAGAGCCCGGCGGTGAAGAAGTAA
- a CDS encoding DUF1579 domain-containing protein codes for MMTEPQREHEWLQKLVGEWTYEVEAAMEPGKPPEHFRGTESVRSLGGLWIVAAGEGEIPGGGIATTLMTLGYDPQRQRYVGTWVGSMMTHMWMYEGELDAAERVLTLDTEGPGMIEGKMEKFKDVIEIKSDDHRVLTSHMLGDDGTWYGFMKASYHRK; via the coding sequence ATGATGACCGAACCGCAGAGGGAACACGAGTGGCTGCAGAAGCTGGTCGGCGAGTGGACGTACGAAGTCGAGGCGGCGATGGAGCCGGGCAAACCGCCCGAGCATTTCAGGGGGACCGAGAGCGTGCGCTCCCTCGGTGGCCTCTGGATCGTGGCCGCGGGGGAGGGCGAGATTCCCGGCGGCGGCATCGCGACAACCTTGATGACGCTCGGCTATGACCCGCAGAGACAGCGGTACGTGGGCACCTGGGTCGGGTCGATGATGACCCACATGTGGATGTACGAAGGGGAGCTGGATGCGGCCGAGAGGGTGCTGACCCTCGATACCGAAGGTCCCGGCATGATCGAGGGGAAGATGGAGAAATTCAAGGATGTGATCGAGATCAAGAGTGACGACCACCGGGTGCTGACCTCGCACATGCTGGGGGATGACGGGACGTGGTACGGGTTCATGAAGGCGAGCTATCATCGAAAGTAG
- a CDS encoding ester cyclase → MSEILEQAKLFFEACETGKGWEACKAYCHSDATFSAQAAALNDIETLQGYTEWMKNLLTPIPDGHYELRFFAEDEERECVAAYAVFHGTQTGPGGPSEPTGKAVAADYVYAMQFEGNLIRHMTKVWNDTISLQQLGWA, encoded by the coding sequence ATGAGTGAGATTCTTGAACAAGCCAAACTGTTTTTTGAAGCATGTGAAACTGGAAAGGGTTGGGAAGCTTGCAAAGCTTATTGTCACTCTGATGCCACATTCTCTGCACAAGCAGCAGCGCTCAATGACATAGAGACCCTCCAAGGGTACACCGAATGGATGAAAAACTTGCTCACCCCGATTCCGGATGGACATTATGAACTAAGATTTTTCGCTGAGGATGAAGAGCGTGAGTGCGTTGCTGCTTATGCTGTGTTTCACGGCACGCAAACCGGACCGGGCGGACCAAGTGAGCCAACGGGGAAGGCCGTAGCAGCCGATTATGTCTACGCTATGCAGTTTGAAGGTAACCTCATTCGGCACATGACAAAAGTCTGGAACGACACCATCAGCCTTCAACAGTTGGGATGGGCGTAA